One genomic window of Polyangium aurulentum includes the following:
- a CDS encoding ArnT family glycosyltransferase: MKRLDWKDDLASALLAGATMVALVATCADLGYARDEGFYFSAAGNYGRWFEQLFADPARALDPKVVDGAWRVNSEHPGLIKSLFALSNLFLQKKWHLFAMEGTSYRFPAIVLSGICVALVYRWGAEARGRVAGAFAAVSLLAMPRFFYHAHLACFDVPIVSLFVLTTYCFWKTLREGGWAWPVATGLAFGLALDTKHNSWFLPILGATHAALLWARARIAGQGNALEPRRALSALVAMAAIGPVVMYALWPWIWHDTIARLRGYAAFHLNHEYYNMEFFGRTYWTPPMPRAYAPVMTAATVPAVTLGLFALGLCLRARERARSLARALVGKDGLVGRAGQWLGRIGGRGAAGAEPGGTDLLWLLGIGVSYGAWISPNTPIFGGTKHWMTAYPFLALFAGAGFSWLVRVARVEMRRARSQALRRALRGPIVAGALGAVLAAGPVVETWRSHPWGLSSYTPLVGGAKGAATLGLNRTFWGYTTGSVVDYLNREVQRNGAVYIHDTAWSSWEMLQKDGRLRKDIRAAASVTEADFALYHHEQHMLGQEYQAWVAYGTVRPDHVAGLDGVPVIWVYRRKR; encoded by the coding sequence ATGAAGCGGCTCGACTGGAAGGACGATCTCGCCTCGGCCCTCCTCGCGGGGGCAACCATGGTCGCGCTCGTGGCCACGTGCGCCGATCTCGGCTACGCGCGCGACGAGGGCTTTTATTTCAGCGCCGCCGGCAACTACGGCCGCTGGTTCGAGCAGCTCTTCGCGGACCCCGCGCGCGCGCTCGACCCGAAGGTCGTCGACGGCGCATGGCGGGTGAACAGCGAGCACCCGGGGCTCATCAAGTCGCTGTTTGCCCTGTCGAACCTGTTTCTCCAGAAGAAATGGCACCTCTTCGCGATGGAGGGGACGAGCTACCGTTTTCCGGCGATCGTGCTGTCGGGGATCTGCGTCGCGCTCGTGTATCGGTGGGGGGCGGAGGCGCGGGGGCGTGTGGCGGGGGCGTTCGCGGCCGTCTCGCTCCTCGCGATGCCGCGCTTCTTCTATCACGCGCACCTCGCCTGCTTCGACGTGCCGATCGTGAGCCTCTTCGTGCTCACGACCTATTGCTTCTGGAAGACCCTGCGCGAGGGCGGGTGGGCCTGGCCGGTGGCGACGGGGCTCGCGTTCGGGCTCGCGCTCGACACCAAGCACAACTCGTGGTTTTTGCCGATCCTGGGCGCGACGCACGCGGCGCTCCTGTGGGCGCGGGCGAGGATCGCAGGGCAGGGGAACGCGCTCGAGCCGCGGCGGGCGCTGTCGGCGCTCGTGGCCATGGCGGCGATCGGGCCGGTGGTGATGTACGCGCTCTGGCCGTGGATCTGGCACGACACGATCGCGCGCCTCCGGGGCTACGCGGCGTTTCACCTGAATCACGAATATTACAACATGGAGTTCTTCGGCCGGACCTACTGGACGCCGCCGATGCCGCGGGCCTATGCGCCCGTGATGACGGCCGCGACGGTGCCGGCGGTGACCCTGGGGCTCTTCGCGCTCGGGCTCTGCCTGCGGGCGCGGGAGCGGGCGCGGAGCCTCGCGAGGGCGCTCGTGGGCAAGGATGGCCTCGTCGGCAGGGCAGGGCAATGGCTCGGGCGCATCGGGGGGCGGGGCGCGGCGGGGGCGGAGCCGGGCGGGACCGATCTGCTCTGGCTGCTCGGGATCGGCGTCTCGTACGGGGCGTGGATCTCGCCGAACACGCCGATCTTCGGGGGAACGAAGCACTGGATGACGGCATATCCGTTCCTCGCGCTCTTCGCGGGGGCGGGTTTTTCGTGGCTCGTGCGTGTGGCGCGGGTCGAGATGCGGCGCGCGCGATCGCAAGCCCTGCGGCGGGCTTTGCGCGGGCCGATCGTCGCGGGGGCGCTCGGGGCGGTGCTCGCGGCGGGGCCCGTCGTGGAGACGTGGCGGTCGCACCCGTGGGGTTTGTCGAGCTACACCCCGCTCGTGGGCGGGGCGAAGGGGGCGGCGACGCTCGGGCTCAACCGCACGTTCTGGGGTTACACGACCGGGTCGGTGGTCGATTACCTGAACCGCGAGGTGCAGCGAAATGGCGCGGTGTACATCCACGACACCGCGTGGTCCTCGTGGGAGATGCTGCAGAAGGACGGGCGGCTGCGCAAGGACATCCGCGCGGCCGCTTCGGTGACGGAGGCGGATTTCGCGCTCTATCACCACGAGCAGCACATGCTGGGGCAGGAGTACCAGGCCTGGGTCGCGTACGGGACCGTGCGGCCCGATCACGTGGCGGGGCTCGACGGGGTGCCGGTGATCTGGGTGTACCGGCGCAAGCGCTGA
- a CDS encoding M1 family metallopeptidase: protein MHFKRFFSRPSILRQACILLASMAAGCTIQIGPGPGPGPGPEPTITEVDVERYELTGEYDWDRGRLVATVDITLAPLSKDTQAIVLDSAVTAVRAVRLAGGGALPFSTDEEKEQLRVDLSEVPALGSGKGITLEVDYEAAPSDALIPSPAGRKGDPLNVRALFTMSEPIGARRWMPSHDTPSDRAVFSVSMRMPDAEKMIANGDLVTDAPEGDGSHRMKYETAYTLPTYLMAFAISDFEVESTMKGDLPVSIWHRRGLQGHYGAVLGEMVGMLDHFEGLLGPYPFEKCAVVHLPNLPATGIENAGVSFHYEGAGTEPIAAEMSLTAHELAHQWFGDLVTLESWDDLWVKEGMATLLETEGLRAHTDKDGPFTLNGSEFGAMEGEAIHDTSLSLAEKYTSGPYTRAAWLMTQIRSVVGEEAFWQTLRGVLDKHRFGTIGTDAFIGAFAEVLGPADMAKVKHAVEAKGIPALTIAPLATGGATVTLNDPDGALIAPFDIGWVAEDGSMRTETLPIGQPLDVAPQKSGEILVMDPSDRHPVWDSFLVDDESMNAYYTDLLPLIVPQSPAAESRFLEIGAAAQDEVLWTSALPGATPEGFGAFMTALDSEWTQGLAMSNACVLAGDPGLDPQTAAAWASAMNEALLVTPPPFSLEVVQLHGYDACSMFDPVTAFADDWAKLQTGLASGEVDYLRLAYLTGFKIPAPLAMSTWGSVAKQSVMARARWLAAMELRTYLNELDPADVPAWRTYFIEMLSTTEDTDVLDQAIRAVVKLQAPTAAENADALAGLDVLLHSRWAQRAHQRAVCAAFTLTAGDAAAWEAFAGGLKDAPLSEQAAARLEDPSLCP, encoded by the coding sequence ATGCACTTCAAACGCTTCTTCTCGCGCCCGAGCATCCTCCGGCAGGCGTGCATCCTCCTGGCCTCGATGGCGGCCGGCTGCACGATCCAGATCGGCCCCGGCCCCGGGCCCGGGCCCGGGCCCGAGCCGACGATCACCGAGGTGGACGTCGAGCGTTACGAGCTGACCGGAGAGTACGACTGGGATCGCGGCCGCCTCGTCGCGACGGTCGACATCACGCTCGCGCCGCTCTCGAAGGATACCCAGGCGATCGTGCTCGATAGCGCCGTGACCGCGGTGCGAGCCGTGCGGCTCGCGGGCGGCGGGGCCTTGCCTTTCTCGACGGACGAGGAGAAAGAGCAACTCCGGGTGGACCTCTCCGAGGTGCCCGCGCTCGGGAGCGGCAAGGGCATCACCCTCGAGGTCGATTACGAGGCCGCGCCGAGCGACGCGTTGATTCCCAGCCCCGCGGGGCGCAAGGGCGACCCCTTGAACGTGCGCGCGCTCTTCACGATGTCGGAGCCGATCGGCGCGAGGCGCTGGATGCCTTCCCACGACACGCCCTCGGACCGCGCGGTCTTCTCCGTCTCCATGCGCATGCCCGACGCGGAAAAGATGATCGCCAACGGCGATCTCGTCACCGACGCGCCCGAGGGCGACGGCAGCCATCGCATGAAGTACGAGACCGCGTACACGCTGCCGACCTACCTGATGGCCTTCGCGATCAGCGATTTCGAGGTGGAGAGCACGATGAAGGGCGACCTGCCCGTCTCCATCTGGCACCGGCGCGGGCTGCAGGGGCATTACGGGGCGGTGCTCGGGGAAATGGTGGGGATGCTCGACCACTTCGAGGGGCTGCTCGGGCCCTATCCATTCGAGAAGTGCGCGGTGGTGCACCTGCCGAACCTGCCGGCCACCGGCATCGAGAACGCCGGGGTTTCGTTCCATTACGAAGGCGCGGGCACGGAGCCGATCGCCGCCGAGATGTCGCTGACGGCGCACGAGCTCGCGCACCAGTGGTTCGGGGATCTCGTGACGCTCGAGAGCTGGGACGACCTCTGGGTCAAGGAGGGAATGGCGACGCTCCTCGAGACGGAGGGGCTCCGCGCGCACACGGACAAGGACGGCCCCTTCACGCTGAACGGCAGCGAGTTCGGCGCCATGGAGGGCGAGGCCATTCACGACACGTCGCTGAGCCTCGCGGAGAAATACACGTCGGGGCCCTACACCCGCGCGGCATGGCTGATGACGCAGATCCGGAGTGTGGTGGGAGAGGAGGCCTTCTGGCAGACATTGAGGGGCGTCCTCGACAAGCACCGCTTCGGCACGATCGGGACCGACGCGTTCATCGGGGCCTTCGCAGAGGTGCTCGGTCCCGCGGACATGGCGAAGGTGAAGCACGCGGTCGAGGCCAAGGGCATTCCCGCGCTGACGATAGCGCCCTTGGCGACGGGCGGGGCCACCGTGACGTTGAACGACCCCGACGGGGCCTTGATCGCGCCGTTCGATATCGGCTGGGTCGCGGAGGACGGCTCGATGCGGACGGAGACGCTCCCGATCGGGCAACCGCTCGACGTGGCGCCGCAGAAGAGCGGCGAGATCCTCGTGATGGATCCGAGCGACCGTCACCCCGTCTGGGATTCGTTTCTGGTGGACGACGAATCCATGAATGCCTACTACACGGATCTCTTGCCGCTCATCGTGCCCCAGAGCCCGGCGGCGGAGTCCCGTTTCCTCGAAATCGGCGCGGCAGCCCAGGACGAGGTGCTCTGGACGTCGGCTTTGCCGGGCGCCACGCCCGAGGGATTCGGGGCGTTCATGACGGCGCTCGACTCGGAGTGGACGCAGGGCCTCGCCATGAGCAACGCTTGCGTTTTGGCGGGCGATCCAGGGCTCGATCCGCAGACCGCGGCCGCCTGGGCGAGCGCGATGAACGAGGCGCTCCTGGTCACGCCGCCTCCGTTCTCGCTCGAGGTGGTCCAGCTCCACGGCTATGACGCGTGCAGCATGTTCGATCCGGTGACCGCCTTCGCGGACGATTGGGCCAAGCTCCAGACGGGGCTTGCGTCCGGTGAAGTCGATTATCTGCGGCTGGCCTACCTGACCGGATTCAAGATCCCGGCGCCGCTCGCGATGTCGACCTGGGGGAGCGTCGCGAAGCAATCCGTCATGGCCCGCGCGCGCTGGCTCGCGGCCATGGAGCTGCGGACGTACCTGAACGAGCTGGATCCTGCGGACGTCCCGGCGTGGCGGACGTACTTCATCGAGATGCTCAGCACGACCGAGGACACCGACGTGCTGGATCAAGCGATCCGCGCCGTCGTGAAGTTGCAGGCCCCCACGGCGGCCGAGAACGCCGATGCGCTGGCCGGCCTCGACGTGCTGCTCCACTCGCGCTGGGCGCAAAGAGCGCACCAGCGGGCCGTATGCGCGGCATTCACGCTGACCGCGGGCGACGCGGCCGCCTGGGAGGCGTTCGCCGGGGGCCTGAAGGACGCTCCGCTGAGCGAGCAAGCCGCCGCGCGGCTCGAGGATCCCTCGCTCTGCCCGTGA
- a CDS encoding MBL fold metallo-hydrolase, with product MSLRSLLPLAGALALAACAPSATAPSTPASPPRSDAQASLTYLGVAGWQLTDGAHTLLFDPYFSRVDVENGSETLLPNEAQITRHAPARADGILVGHSHYDHLLDVPTIAKRTGATVVGTESTMNVARAAGVEPSHLRLARGGETFDIGPFHVRTIRALHSLTGQPNAPIPPDVTMPMAAGAYNEGGTLQYLVRFAGRTILFIGTANFVESEIEGLRPDIAIIAVGLRDKIPDYSCRLMRALGKPRLVYTNHFDAHWKPLGPEQMSIEEDGRKSLDAFADEVHACAPETKVVVPVHLQPMSI from the coding sequence ATGTCGCTCCGATCGCTCCTCCCGCTCGCGGGTGCGCTCGCGCTGGCCGCGTGCGCGCCGTCCGCGACGGCTCCGTCGACCCCCGCTTCTCCCCCGCGCAGCGACGCCCAGGCGTCGCTCACCTATCTCGGCGTCGCCGGCTGGCAGCTCACCGACGGCGCGCATACGCTGCTCTTCGATCCTTATTTCTCGCGGGTTGACGTCGAGAACGGCAGCGAGACCCTTCTGCCGAACGAGGCGCAGATCACGCGCCACGCGCCCGCCCGCGCCGACGGCATCCTGGTCGGGCATTCGCATTACGACCACCTGCTCGACGTGCCGACGATCGCCAAGCGCACCGGCGCCACGGTCGTCGGCACCGAGAGCACCATGAACGTCGCCCGTGCGGCGGGCGTCGAGCCGTCGCACCTGCGCCTCGCGCGAGGCGGCGAGACGTTCGACATCGGCCCCTTCCACGTGCGCACCATCCGCGCCCTGCACTCGCTCACCGGGCAGCCCAACGCGCCCATTCCCCCCGACGTCACCATGCCCATGGCGGCCGGCGCCTATAACGAGGGTGGGACGCTCCAGTACCTCGTTCGCTTCGCCGGCCGCACCATTCTGTTCATCGGGACGGCGAACTTCGTCGAGAGCGAGATCGAGGGCCTCCGCCCCGACATCGCCATCATCGCGGTCGGCCTTCGCGACAAGATCCCGGATTACTCGTGTCGTCTGATGCGCGCGCTCGGCAAGCCGCGGCTCGTCTACACCAACCACTTCGATGCCCACTGGAAGCCGCTCGGGCCCGAGCAGATGAGCATCGAGGAGGACGGCCGCAAGAGCCTCGACGCGTTCGCGGACGAGGTCCACGCCTGCGCGCCCGAGACCAAGGTCGTGGTGCCCGTGCACCTTCAGCCGATGTCGATCTGA
- a CDS encoding DUF2383 domain-containing protein: MNKKIVEKLNDLIQLDTDAVLAYQQAIVGCEVTEILDHLKRFQDDHQRHIGDLAELVRAAGEEPMIKRDLKGFLIEGFTAIASRGDRGALMAMLGNEELTNMRYEAALEMELPDEVRAVVERNREDERRHLEWIKEAVAGSFWDIKEGAAAIASGKKSAA; this comes from the coding sequence ATGAACAAGAAGATCGTGGAAAAGCTCAATGATCTGATCCAGCTCGATACGGACGCGGTGCTCGCATATCAGCAGGCGATCGTCGGCTGCGAGGTGACCGAGATCCTCGACCACTTGAAGCGGTTCCAGGACGACCACCAGCGGCACATCGGCGATCTGGCCGAGCTGGTCCGGGCCGCGGGCGAGGAGCCCATGATCAAGCGCGACCTGAAGGGCTTTCTGATCGAGGGCTTCACCGCGATCGCGAGCCGCGGCGACAGGGGCGCGCTCATGGCCATGCTCGGCAACGAGGAGCTGACCAACATGCGCTACGAGGCCGCGCTCGAGATGGAGCTGCCGGACGAGGTCCGCGCGGTGGTGGAGCGAAACCGCGAGGACGAGCGGCGCCACCTCGAATGGATCAAGGAGGCGGTCGCGGGCAGCTTCTGGGACATCAAGGAAGGGGCGGCGGCGATCGCGTCCGGCAAGAAGAGCGCGGCGTAG
- a CDS encoding DUF2169 family type VI secretion system accessory protein has translation MDVVSLCPLRAWGFVWQSQDGRFAQTVVVKATFTLSPGQAILAPTQEEPNEADQYWNDDATRSVVTPSDKAPYKPRADVMLVGQAYAPNKQPARSVIARLIVGDLDKSVEVWCDRGFRIHDGQLLEGARFTTMRLGWERAAGGPDTNNPAGMRFDAAPDAYGMVPIPNLQPPGIFVSQRSDTFAPACFGPVAPSWPQRAQRLGRLAGTFSQTGWEEQPLPEYFDPAFFQAAPPDQQVAEIRPNEQIVLENLHPEHARLVTRLPNMKPRAVAERATGEREDVTLMADTLWIDTDHNVCVVVWRGRIGLRHAQEAGRIAVTLEDVAPVKQRVIARTMSPEELLRKNAETAGESGAKRVMPFVGSDKPPSGRASASRPGDAGGLPFMRAEPPASTPGEPPASSPTSPASWLKDRTTAPPAQPPSAVPSASPWAMTPPPPAAVPPAPVAPPAPVVSPAPVAPPAPRSAPQPPSSPWASGASTGAAALAPAAPPASSGRPGSAAAASDAASDAQARTPAPAPQPPARPLATAPAGDRAQRPSEVLDLLWYDDAFVPRIRAFWEELVTALDFEPSDPRRDLGAEDPDKARSRHNVFGILSDGDMVDPTSISRVVAEAVNQKGRFTPPLTLTGGELRFPFDEVETLKATIVAMTPFLGADKRLKETVDSMSELLATPYLQGSTGVVEKLTRDLRTQFRDANRSLPPTYLDGHVERLLLEQRRYAIRKVFGGEFIRALLGAPGVEGGAIPVYLPKQLDQSLPMLVVMKVRIIAEAHLQQDPYDTSPYALRAVALGRSYQLDALRGAGRGGASA, from the coding sequence ATGGACGTGGTGTCACTCTGCCCGCTGCGGGCGTGGGGGTTCGTGTGGCAATCGCAAGACGGCCGGTTCGCGCAGACGGTCGTGGTGAAGGCCACGTTCACGCTATCGCCTGGACAGGCCATCCTCGCCCCGACGCAAGAGGAGCCGAACGAGGCGGATCAGTACTGGAATGACGACGCGACGCGCAGCGTCGTCACGCCCAGTGACAAGGCTCCGTACAAGCCGCGCGCCGACGTGATGCTCGTCGGGCAGGCGTACGCTCCGAACAAGCAGCCCGCGCGGTCGGTGATTGCGCGGTTGATCGTGGGGGACCTCGACAAGTCCGTCGAGGTCTGGTGCGATCGGGGCTTCCGGATCCACGACGGCCAGCTCCTCGAAGGCGCGCGCTTCACGACGATGCGGCTGGGCTGGGAGCGCGCCGCGGGCGGGCCCGATACGAACAATCCGGCCGGGATGCGGTTCGACGCCGCGCCAGACGCCTATGGCATGGTCCCGATCCCGAACCTGCAGCCGCCGGGAATCTTCGTGTCCCAACGGTCGGACACGTTCGCCCCGGCGTGCTTCGGGCCGGTCGCGCCGAGCTGGCCGCAACGCGCGCAGCGGCTCGGGCGTTTGGCGGGGACATTCTCGCAGACCGGGTGGGAGGAGCAGCCGCTGCCGGAGTATTTCGATCCGGCGTTCTTCCAGGCCGCGCCGCCGGATCAGCAGGTGGCGGAGATCCGACCGAACGAGCAAATCGTCCTCGAGAACCTCCACCCCGAGCACGCGCGGCTCGTGACGCGCCTGCCGAACATGAAGCCGAGGGCGGTCGCGGAGCGGGCCACGGGCGAGCGGGAAGACGTGACGCTGATGGCGGACACCTTGTGGATCGACACGGACCACAACGTGTGCGTGGTGGTCTGGCGGGGGAGAATCGGCCTCCGACATGCGCAGGAGGCGGGGCGAATCGCGGTGACGCTGGAGGACGTCGCGCCCGTGAAGCAGCGGGTGATCGCGAGGACGATGTCCCCCGAAGAATTGCTGCGGAAGAACGCAGAGACGGCGGGCGAATCCGGCGCGAAGCGGGTGATGCCATTCGTCGGGTCGGACAAACCGCCGAGCGGACGCGCATCCGCGTCGCGCCCGGGAGATGCGGGTGGACTGCCGTTCATGCGCGCCGAGCCCCCCGCGTCGACGCCTGGCGAGCCGCCTGCCTCGAGCCCCACCTCGCCCGCATCCTGGCTCAAAGATCGCACGACGGCGCCGCCGGCCCAGCCTCCTTCCGCCGTGCCGTCCGCAAGTCCCTGGGCCATGACGCCTCCGCCCCCTGCCGCGGTTCCACCGGCGCCCGTGGCGCCCCCGGCCCCGGTGGTATCGCCGGCCCCCGTGGCCCCGCCAGCCCCGCGGAGCGCCCCGCAGCCGCCGAGTAGCCCCTGGGCTTCGGGGGCCTCGACGGGCGCCGCAGCCCTCGCGCCCGCGGCGCCCCCCGCGAGCTCGGGGCGGCCCGGCAGCGCCGCCGCTGCGTCCGACGCCGCCTCCGACGCGCAGGCGCGCACGCCTGCGCCTGCACCACAACCGCCTGCGAGGCCTCTCGCGACGGCGCCGGCGGGCGACAGGGCCCAGCGCCCGAGCGAAGTGCTCGATCTGCTCTGGTACGACGACGCCTTCGTCCCGCGCATCCGGGCCTTCTGGGAAGAGCTGGTCACCGCGCTCGATTTCGAGCCCAGCGATCCGCGCCGGGATCTCGGCGCCGAGGATCCCGACAAGGCCAGGAGCCGTCATAATGTCTTCGGGATCCTGTCCGATGGCGACATGGTCGACCCGACCAGCATCTCCCGCGTCGTCGCGGAGGCCGTGAACCAGAAGGGGCGATTCACGCCGCCGCTGACGCTGACCGGCGGCGAGCTGCGCTTTCCCTTCGACGAGGTCGAGACGCTCAAAGCCACCATCGTGGCCATGACCCCGTTTCTCGGGGCGGACAAGCGGCTCAAGGAGACCGTCGACTCCATGAGCGAGCTGCTCGCGACCCCTTATTTGCAGGGCTCGACGGGGGTGGTCGAGAAGCTCACGCGCGACCTCCGCACGCAATTTCGCGACGCGAACCGCTCGCTGCCCCCGACGTACCTGGACGGGCACGTCGAGCGGCTGCTGCTCGAGCAACGCCGATACGCGATCCGCAAGGTATTCGGGGGCGAGTTCATCCGCGCGCTCCTCGGCGCGCCGGGCGTGGAGGGGGGCGCCATCCCCGTTTATCTGCCCAAGCAGCTCGACCAGAGCTTGCCGATGCTGGTCGTGATGAAGGTGCGGATCATCGCCGAGGCCCACTTGCAGCAGGATCCATACGACACGAGCCCCTACGCCCTGCGCGCCGTCGCGCTGGGGCGCTCGTACCAGCTCGACGCATTGCGTGGTGCGGGCAGGGGCGGCGCCAGCGCCTGA
- the tssI gene encoding type VI secretion system tip protein TssI/VgrG, whose translation MPSLELSFASKEDSLSVRHFAIREEISGLFEVDVLARSPLEEIDLEGLVDNGAGFGIHGGGAFFSGRVWTGICSHMELVQAEPSGLSTYFIKIVPALWRTTLRRNHRIFQHMTIPAIVGKVLGEWQIEPELRLTAEYPAHEFKVQYGETDFAFISRLLEEAGITYHFTHEPPRTVLVLSDEPTAPGPRPALPYVDNPNDEGETDYVTKVKLAQRVKPGRFTLRDFDFRNQLDYQLFAEARAGTELAYEQYLYDPGAFWVEPGQGGDTPVADDKGVARASAKEANARAARELDGARRTRRVISFQTNVVDLSPGTLMTVDPHPRADIAGKKLLVIHSTIEGAHDTKWTMTGEAVYADAPYRPERRTPRPRVHGVQSAVVVGPPGEEIHVDEFGRVRVQFHWDREGSYDDGSSCWIRVSQGWAGAGYGFLNLPRVGQEVLVEFFEGDPDRPVITGRVFSYTRRTLYNLPENKTKSGWKSESSPGAGGFNELSFEDAAGREEIHIQAQKDFTEIVKNNQSSTVLNNRSASVTSNDSMTVGQNQSFSVGGNQSHTIGEVQSIDIGESRTSNIGKVDSVDVGEVLTGTVGALGVGFVYTQDQFVLFTNSVASIVLSEEGLFINSKADIHIHADGVLKLSGKDVLVDGKPNVFFNRESKRLRLLRRLALIQAARDKAENMPPGPERDALLAAANRLAASNEAVELARLSADVYNPSGAPEGWERLDHWEYPSGFYAAAYRSRIDGSVVVAYRGTEPGTLGDWTANLRQGGGWHSEQHAQAAMVARQAQARYGDNLRFTGHSLGGGHAGVGSTATGRPATTFNAAGINPESNRLYGLNPAHARQVNNYTVDGDILTSLQRGIGPMPDAIGTQRRLPAVQMNTDSYGNTVLDQNGQPTFSPAPPFDPNSLLQIIGESIDRHSRYVDGLEFLKAQDTQTIQRMLG comes from the coding sequence ATGCCGTCGCTCGAGCTCTCCTTCGCGTCGAAAGAAGACTCGCTGTCCGTCCGGCACTTCGCGATTCGCGAGGAGATATCGGGCCTCTTCGAGGTCGACGTGCTCGCGCGCTCGCCGCTCGAGGAGATCGATCTCGAGGGCCTCGTCGACAACGGCGCGGGCTTCGGCATCCATGGCGGCGGTGCCTTCTTCTCCGGCCGGGTCTGGACGGGGATCTGCTCGCACATGGAGCTGGTCCAGGCCGAGCCTTCGGGGCTGTCCACCTATTTCATCAAGATCGTCCCCGCACTCTGGCGCACGACCCTGCGCCGCAATCATAGAATTTTCCAGCACATGACGATCCCCGCGATCGTCGGCAAGGTGCTCGGCGAGTGGCAGATCGAGCCCGAGCTGCGCCTGACGGCGGAATACCCCGCGCACGAATTCAAGGTGCAGTACGGCGAGACCGACTTCGCCTTCATCAGCCGCCTGCTCGAGGAGGCAGGCATCACGTACCATTTCACGCACGAGCCTCCCCGGACCGTCCTCGTGCTCAGCGACGAGCCGACGGCGCCCGGCCCCCGTCCCGCGCTGCCCTACGTCGACAACCCCAACGACGAGGGCGAGACGGACTACGTCACCAAGGTCAAGCTCGCCCAGCGGGTCAAGCCGGGGCGCTTCACCCTGCGCGACTTCGATTTTCGCAATCAGCTCGATTATCAGCTCTTCGCCGAGGCCCGCGCCGGGACCGAGCTTGCCTACGAGCAATACCTCTACGATCCCGGGGCGTTCTGGGTCGAGCCGGGGCAGGGCGGCGACACGCCCGTGGCCGACGACAAAGGCGTCGCGCGCGCCAGCGCGAAAGAGGCGAATGCGCGTGCGGCGCGCGAGCTCGACGGCGCGCGCCGCACGCGGCGGGTGATCTCGTTCCAGACGAACGTCGTCGACCTCTCGCCGGGCACGTTGATGACCGTCGACCCGCATCCGCGCGCCGACATCGCCGGAAAGAAGCTGCTCGTCATCCATTCCACGATCGAGGGCGCGCACGACACGAAATGGACGATGACCGGCGAGGCCGTCTACGCCGACGCCCCCTACCGCCCCGAGCGGCGCACGCCGCGGCCTCGCGTGCATGGCGTGCAGAGCGCCGTCGTGGTGGGGCCGCCCGGCGAGGAGATCCACGTCGACGAGTTTGGCCGGGTACGCGTGCAATTCCACTGGGATCGCGAGGGCAGCTACGACGACGGTAGCTCGTGCTGGATTCGCGTCAGCCAGGGATGGGCGGGGGCCGGTTATGGTTTCTTGAACCTGCCCCGCGTCGGCCAGGAGGTGCTCGTCGAGTTCTTCGAGGGCGACCCGGATCGCCCCGTGATCACCGGGCGCGTCTTCAGCTACACGAGGCGCACGCTCTACAACCTGCCCGAAAACAAGACGAAGAGCGGCTGGAAGAGCGAAAGCTCGCCGGGCGCGGGCGGGTTCAATGAGCTGTCCTTCGAGGACGCCGCGGGCCGCGAGGAGATCCACATCCAGGCGCAGAAGGACTTCACCGAGATCGTCAAGAACAACCAGAGCTCGACGGTGCTCAACAACCGCTCGGCGAGCGTGACCAGCAACGATTCGATGACCGTGGGTCAGAATCAGAGCTTCAGCGTCGGCGGGAACCAGAGCCATACCATCGGCGAGGTTCAGAGCATCGACATCGGCGAGAGCCGGACCTCGAACATCGGGAAGGTCGACAGCGTCGACGTGGGCGAGGTGCTCACGGGCACGGTGGGCGCGCTGGGCGTGGGCTTCGTCTACACGCAGGACCAGTTCGTCCTCTTCACGAACAGCGTCGCCTCCATCGTCCTGTCGGAGGAGGGGCTCTTCATCAATTCGAAGGCCGACATCCATATCCACGCCGATGGCGTGCTCAAGCTCTCCGGCAAGGATGTCCTCGTCGACGGCAAACCCAACGTCTTTTTCAACCGCGAATCCAAGCGCTTGAGGCTCCTGCGGCGGCTCGCGCTCATCCAGGCCGCGCGCGACAAGGCGGAGAACATGCCTCCGGGCCCCGAGCGCGACGCGCTCCTCGCGGCGGCCAATCGGCTTGCGGCGAGCAACGAGGCGGTGGAGCTCGCGCGCCTCTCCGCCGACGTGTACAACCCGAGCGGCGCGCCCGAGGGCTGGGAGCGCCTGGATCACTGGGAGTACCCGAGCGGGTTTTACGCGGCCGCATACCGATCGCGGATCGACGGCAGCGTGGTCGTCGCTTACCGCGGGACCGAGCCTGGGACCTTGGGGGACTGGACGGCCAACCTGAGGCAGGGCGGCGGATGGCATTCGGAGCAGCACGCGCAGGCGGCCATGGTGGCCCGGCAGGCGCAGGCGCGGTACGGCGACAATCTCAGGTTCACGGGGCACTCCCTGGGCGGCGGCCACGCGGGCGTGGGCTCCACGGCCACGGGCCGGCCCGCCACCACGTTCAACGCGGCCGGCATCAACCCGGAGTCGAACCGACTCTATGGCCTCAATCCCGCCCACGCACGGCAGGTCAACAATTACACCGTGGATGGCGACATCCTCACCTCCTTGCAGCGGGGCATCGGGCCCATGCCCGACGCCATCGGCACCCAGCGCCGGCTCCCTGCGGTTCAGATGAACACGGACAGCTACGGCAACACGGTCCTGGACCAGAATGGGCAGCCGACCTTCTCACCGGCCCCGCCCTTCGACCCCAACAGCCTCCTTCAAATCATCGGCGAGAGCATCGACCGCCACTCGCGCTACGTCGACGGGCTCGAGTTCTTGAAGGCCCAGGACACGCAGACCATCCAGAGGATGCTGGGATGA